One Kribbella sp. NBC_00662 genomic region harbors:
- a CDS encoding iron-sulfur cluster assembly protein codes for MIAVATSFESEVVNALATVIDPELDQPITDLGFVRSIRIDDAGVTVHLRLPTSFCAPNFAYLMASDAVDALRRVPGAGAVSVLLDDHHDSDKINAGLVANAGYVGTFGDEADQDLDELRRTFQRKAHTAAMERCVMALLRSTGKTIEELPGLTLWHLPGGPQKDALLRRRTDIGLGIRPEDLVLVDDNGVPVPPDAAPMRLRFAKAVRISVEGNAHFCRGLLKTRYDDEPLATRITNTRRTR; via the coding sequence ATGATCGCGGTTGCCACGTCGTTCGAGTCCGAGGTCGTCAACGCCTTGGCGACCGTCATCGACCCTGAGCTGGACCAGCCGATCACCGACCTCGGATTCGTCCGGTCGATCCGGATCGACGATGCCGGCGTGACCGTGCACCTGCGGCTGCCGACCTCGTTCTGCGCGCCCAACTTCGCCTACCTGATGGCATCCGACGCAGTTGACGCCCTGCGTCGGGTGCCGGGCGCGGGTGCGGTGAGCGTGCTGCTGGACGATCACCACGACTCGGACAAGATCAACGCCGGCCTGGTCGCGAACGCGGGCTACGTCGGCACGTTCGGCGACGAGGCCGATCAGGACCTCGACGAACTGCGCCGTACGTTCCAGCGCAAGGCGCACACGGCCGCGATGGAGCGGTGCGTGATGGCGCTGCTCCGGTCGACCGGCAAGACCATCGAGGAGCTGCCGGGGCTCACGCTCTGGCACCTCCCCGGCGGTCCGCAGAAGGACGCGCTACTTCGGCGGCGGACCGACATCGGGCTCGGCATCCGGCCGGAGGACCTGGTGCTGGTCGACGACAACGGCGTACCCGTGCCGCCGGACGCGGCGCCGATGCGACTGCGGTTCGCGAAGGCGGTCCGGATCTCGGTCGAGGGCAACGCGCATTTCTGCCGGGGTCTGCTCAAGACCCGGTACGACGACGAGCCGCTGGCAACCCGGATCACCAACACGAGGAGGACCCGATGA
- the groL gene encoding chaperonin GroEL (60 kDa chaperone family; promotes refolding of misfolded polypeptides especially under stressful conditions; forms two stacked rings of heptamers to form a barrel-shaped 14mer; ends can be capped by GroES; misfolded proteins enter the barrel where they are refolded when GroES binds), with translation MAKELRFNTDARRLLESGVNALADAIKVTLGPKGRNAVLEKLTGPPTITNDGVTIAREIQLREPFANMGAQLVKEVAMKTNGVVGDGTTTATVLAQAMVREGLREVDAGANPMRVRRGIERTVPVVVDALRGRAVEVRGREQLQHIATLAASDDEIIGEVIADAVDWVGRNGVVTTEESDTLGMSVEVVDGIEFDHGYVSAYMVTDRERMETVYDHPLILLTNKKITQVQEIMPTLEVAQRADRPLVVLAEEVDGPALQLLVGGNMHNTMRSVVVRAPGFGHRRIAELEDLATALGGSVIAKDTGLDLTDVTREHLGSCDRITITEDTTTIVGGHGDASLVEARISQLEKQFERAKIDADQDSLQLRMARLAGKVAVIRVGGATSVELKERMLRVEDSLAATRAALEEGVVAGGGTVLAQAAFADLGLTGDEAIGREVVRRALAEPLRWIAINAGYDGDEVVARVASLPAGHGFNALTGQYGDLVEDAVIDPLKVTRAALESAASIAALILTTETAVVEEIIGNPGAIMAPGFGDLAEGMVRPSNIY, from the coding sequence ATGGCGAAGGAACTGCGGTTCAACACCGACGCCCGGCGGTTGCTCGAGTCCGGCGTGAACGCGCTGGCCGACGCGATCAAGGTGACGCTCGGTCCGAAGGGCCGCAACGCGGTGCTGGAGAAGCTGACCGGCCCGCCGACGATCACCAACGACGGCGTCACGATCGCCCGCGAGATCCAGCTGCGCGAACCCTTCGCGAACATGGGCGCCCAGCTGGTCAAGGAAGTCGCGATGAAGACCAACGGTGTGGTCGGCGACGGCACCACCACGGCCACCGTGCTCGCCCAGGCGATGGTGCGCGAAGGCCTGCGCGAGGTCGACGCCGGCGCCAACCCGATGCGCGTACGTCGTGGCATCGAGCGGACCGTACCGGTGGTGGTCGACGCGCTGCGCGGCCGGGCGGTCGAGGTTCGTGGCCGCGAGCAACTGCAGCACATCGCAACCCTGGCGGCCAGCGACGACGAGATCATCGGCGAGGTGATCGCGGACGCGGTCGACTGGGTCGGCCGCAACGGCGTCGTCACCACCGAGGAGTCGGACACGCTCGGGATGTCGGTGGAGGTTGTCGACGGCATCGAGTTCGACCACGGATACGTGTCGGCGTACATGGTCACCGACCGGGAGCGGATGGAGACCGTCTACGACCACCCGCTGATCCTGCTGACCAACAAGAAGATCACGCAGGTGCAGGAGATCATGCCGACCCTCGAGGTGGCGCAGCGTGCGGACCGTCCGCTCGTCGTGCTCGCCGAGGAGGTCGACGGGCCGGCGCTGCAACTGCTTGTCGGCGGCAACATGCACAACACGATGCGGTCGGTCGTCGTCCGGGCGCCCGGGTTCGGTCATCGGCGGATCGCCGAGCTGGAGGATCTCGCGACCGCTCTGGGCGGTTCGGTGATCGCCAAGGACACCGGGCTCGACCTGACCGATGTCACGCGCGAGCACCTGGGATCGTGCGACCGGATCACGATCACCGAGGACACCACCACGATCGTCGGTGGGCACGGGGACGCGTCGCTGGTGGAGGCGCGGATCTCCCAGCTGGAGAAGCAGTTCGAGCGCGCCAAGATCGACGCGGACCAGGACAGCCTGCAGCTGCGGATGGCGCGGCTGGCCGGCAAGGTCGCGGTGATCCGGGTCGGCGGCGCGACGAGTGTCGAGCTGAAGGAACGGATGCTGCGCGTCGAGGACTCGCTGGCCGCGACCCGGGCGGCGCTGGAGGAAGGTGTGGTCGCCGGCGGCGGGACGGTGCTGGCCCAGGCTGCCTTCGCCGACCTCGGGCTCACCGGCGACGAGGCGATCGGGCGTGAGGTGGTACGCCGCGCGCTGGCCGAACCGCTGCGCTGGATCGCGATCAACGCCGGGTACGACGGTGACGAGGTGGTAGCGCGGGTCGCGTCCTTGCCGGCCGGGCACGGGTTCAACGCACTCACCGGGCAGTACGGCGACCTCGTCGAGGACGCCGTGATCGATCCGCTCAAGGTCACCCGGGCCGCACTGGAGAGCGCGGCCTCGATCGCCGCGCTGATCCTCACCACCGAGACCGCGGTCGTCGAGGAGATCATCGGCAACCCCGGCGCGATCATGGCGCCCGGCTTCGGCGACCTCGCCGAGGGCATGGTCCGTCCGTCCAACATCTATTGA
- a CDS encoding NAD(P)-dependent alcohol dehydrogenase — MKAVQVVGYHSKLQLADVQEPKITGPLDVVVRIGGAGVCRTDLHILEGQWAEKSGVLLPYTIGHENAGWVHAIGDAVTNVAVGDKVILHPLITCGLCRACRSGDDVHCEASAFPGIDTDGGYAEYLRTTARSVVKIDDSLEPSDVAALADAGLTAYHAAAKAARTLRPGAVCVIIGAGGLGHIGIQVMKAISAATLVVVDRNQAAVDLAVEIGADHGIVADGTHVEQVRALTGRHGAEAVIDFVGEGGATADGTEMLRRAGNYYVVGYGENLDVPTIDVISTEINFIGNLVGSYNDLQDLMELAAQGKVALHTTKYPLEEFQQALDDLDRGLVRGRAILIP; from the coding sequence ATGAAGGCCGTACAGGTCGTCGGCTATCACAGCAAGCTTCAACTGGCCGATGTTCAGGAGCCGAAGATCACCGGTCCGCTCGACGTCGTCGTCCGGATCGGCGGCGCCGGGGTCTGCCGCACCGACCTGCACATCCTCGAAGGACAGTGGGCCGAGAAGAGCGGCGTACTGCTGCCGTACACCATCGGCCACGAGAACGCGGGCTGGGTGCACGCGATCGGCGACGCGGTCACGAACGTTGCCGTCGGCGACAAGGTGATCCTGCACCCGTTGATCACCTGCGGACTCTGCCGGGCCTGCCGGTCCGGTGACGACGTGCATTGCGAGGCGTCGGCGTTCCCGGGCATCGACACCGACGGCGGGTACGCCGAGTATCTCCGTACGACGGCACGCAGTGTCGTCAAGATCGACGACTCGCTGGAGCCGTCGGACGTCGCCGCACTCGCGGACGCCGGGCTCACGGCGTACCACGCAGCGGCGAAGGCGGCGCGCACACTGCGGCCGGGAGCGGTCTGCGTGATCATCGGCGCGGGCGGGCTCGGCCATATCGGCATCCAGGTGATGAAGGCGATCTCGGCGGCGACCCTGGTCGTTGTCGACCGCAACCAAGCAGCGGTCGACCTGGCCGTCGAGATCGGCGCAGACCACGGCATCGTTGCTGACGGCACCCATGTCGAACAGGTGCGCGCGCTGACCGGGCGGCACGGCGCGGAAGCCGTCATCGACTTCGTCGGCGAAGGCGGCGCCACCGCCGACGGGACCGAGATGCTCCGGCGGGCCGGCAACTACTACGTGGTCGGGTACGGCGAGAACCTCGACGTACCGACCATCGACGTGATCTCCACCGAGATCAACTTCATCGGCAACCTGGTCGGGTCCTACAACGACCTGCAGGACCTGATGGAGCTCGCCGCGCAGGGCAAGGTCGCGCTGCACACCACGAAGTACCCGCTGGAGGAGTTCCAGCAGGCCCTCGACGACCTCGACCGCGGTCTCGTCCGCGGCCGGGCGATCCTCATTCCCTAG